Proteins from one Chanodichthys erythropterus isolate Z2021 chromosome 15, ASM2448905v1, whole genome shotgun sequence genomic window:
- the LOC137037101 gene encoding E3 ubiquitin-protein ligase TRIM39-like yields MSSASGPLTEELQCSICLDVFTDPVSTPCGHNFCKTCLNKCWDNSQTCNCPYCKETFKIRPDLKINTTLRELVDHYKKKSPEKKPEVLKKTEVLCDFCEERKLKALKSCLVCQSSYCETHLEPHLRVAGLKKHKLINPVRNLEDYICQKHERPLELFCRDDQTCVCLFCTEGLHKNHNTVPVEEESEEKKTQLMKTQKDVQQMIQDRIKKIQDVKHSAEVRERNTEKEKAARVELFTDLIRSIERCQTELLEMMEEQQKAAEKQEEELIEELEQEITELKMRNTELEQLSHTEDHLHLLQIHSSLCSSRNTRNWSEISVKTDESLETLRRALTQLQDTLQEKLTQTDLKRMQQYEVDVTLDPDTAHPKLILSDDGKQVRQGDKRQKLPNKPERFDRYGIVLGKEGFSSGRFYFEVQVKGKTAWTLGVARESIDRKGEITLRPSDGFWTVGLGNGNEYKACAGPSVSLCLRVKPQRVGVFVDYEEGLVSFYDVESSSHIYSFTGQSFTEKLYPFFSPCNNDGGKNSTPLIITPVNYNK; encoded by the exons ATGTCATCCGCCAGTGGTCCACTGACTGAGGAGCTTCAGTGCTCGATATGTCTGGACGTGTTCACTGATCCAGTCAGCACTCCATGTGGACACAACTTCTGCAAGACCTGTCTGAATAAGTGCTGGGACAACAGCCAGACCTGCAACTGTCCATATTGTAAAGAAACATTCAAGATCAGACCTGATCTCAAGATCAATACCACACTCAGAGAGCTCGTAGATCActataaaaagaaaagtcctGAGAAAAAACCTGAAGTTCTGAAAAAAACTGAAGTTCTGTGTGACTTCTGTGAGGAAAGAAAGCTGAAAGCCCTGAAGTCGTGTCTGGTGTGTCAGAGCTCTTACTGTGAAACTCACCTGGAGCCTCATTTGAGAGTGGCAGGTTTAAAGAAACACAAACTGATCAATCCTGTGAGGAATCTGGAGGACTATATATGTCAGAAACATGAGAGACCTCTGGAACTGTTCTGTAGAGATGATCAGACATGTGTTTGTCTGTTCTGCACTGAAGGACTTCACAAGAACCACAACACTGTTCCTGTagaagaggagagtgaagagaAGAAG ACTCAACTGATGAAGACACAGAAAGACGTGCAGCAGATGATCCAGGACAGAATCAAGAAGATTCAAGATGTCAAACACTCAGCAGAAGTCAGAGAA AGAAACACAGAGAAGGAGAAAGCAGCCCGTGTCGAGCTCTTCACTGATCTCATCCGCTCCATTGAGAGATGTCAGACTGAACTGCTGGAGATGATGGAGGAGCAGCAGAAAGCAGCAGAGAAACAGGAGGAAGAGCTCATTGAAGAGCTGGAGCAGGAGATCACTGAGCTAAAGATGAGAAACACTGAGCTGGAGCAGCTCTCACACACTGAAGATCACCTCCACCTCCTACAG ATTCACTCATCCCTGTGCAGCTCTAGAAACACCAGGAACTGGTCTGAGATCAGTGTGAAGACTGATGAGAGTCTGGAGACTCTGAGGAGAGCTCTGACTCAACTGCAGGACACTCTACAGGAGAAACTCACACAAACTG ATCTGAAGAGGATGCAGCAGTATGAAG TGGATGTGACTCTGGATCCTGATACAGCTCATCCTAAACTCATCCTGTCTGATGATGGAAAACAAGTGAGACAGGGAGATAAAAGACAGAAACTCCCAAACAAACCAGAGAGATTTGATAGATATGGAATTGTCCTGGGAAAGGAGGGATTCTCCTCAGGGAGATTTTATTTTGAGGTGCAGGTGAAGGGAAAGACTGCCTGGACTTTAGGAGTCGCCAGAGAATCCATTGACAGGAAGGGAGAGATCACACTGAGACCCAGTGATGGATTCTGGACTGTGGGTCTGGGGAATGGGAATGAATATAAAGCCTGTGCTGGtccctctgtctctctgtgtctgAGAGTGAAGCCGCAGCGGGTCGGTGTGTTTGTGGATTATGAGGAGGGTCTGGTCTCCTTTTATGATGTGGAGTCCAGCTCTCATATCTACTCTTTCACTGGTCAGTCTTTCACTGAAAAACTCTATCCATTTTTTAGCCCGTGTAATAATGATGGAGGTAAAAACTCAACTCCACTGATTATCACACCTGTAAATTACAATAAATGA
- the LOC137037102 gene encoding pancreas transcription factor 1 subunit alpha, producing MDMQRSFLSPAVLDLVSDVDFMEMVPNKSVLAPKETHSTDCNGRYQDLTSIHALDISTARSNDFYALSSSPTVSPVLTVSASNGKAKRKRVISTVQRQAANIRERKRMFSLNEAFDRLRRKVPTFAYEKRLSRIETLRLAIVYIAFMTDILENN from the coding sequence atGGATATGCAAAGGTCATTTCTGAGTCCTGCAGTGCTTGATTTGGTCAGTGATGTGGACTTCATGGAGATGGTGCCAAACAAATCCGTTTTGGCACCAAAGGAGACCCACAGCACAGATTGCAATGGACGGTACCAGGACTTGACTTCCATCCACGCGCTCGACATCTCAACAGCTCGATCAAATGACTTTTACGCGCTGTCATCATCGCCCACCGTGTCTCCGGTGCTGACCGTGAGCGCCAGTAACGGGAAAGCCAAACGCAAACGGGTGATCAGCACCGTGCAGCGCCAGGCCGCGAACATCCGCGAGCGCAAACGGATGTTCAGCCTCAACGAGGCGTTTGACCGGCTGCGCAGGAAGGTTCCCACGTTCGCCTACGAGAAGAGACTGTCACGGATAGAGACTCTGCGCCTGGCCATCGTCTACATCGCCTTCATGACGGACATACTCGAGAACAACTGA
- the twist1a gene encoding twist-related protein 1a: MFEEEAMHEESSSPESPVDSLGNSEEELDRRQQKRCSRKRRPSRKNGEDSDSPTPGKRSKKCSNSSGGSPQSLEDLQTQRVMANVRERQRTQSLNEAFASLRKIIPTLPSDKLSKIQTLKLAARYIDFLCQVLQSDELDSKMSSCSYVAHERLSYAFSVWRMEGAWSMSTSH, translated from the coding sequence ATGTTTGAGGAAGAGGCGATGCACGAGGAGTCCAGCTCCCCGGAATCTCCAGTGGACAGTCTTGGGAACAGCGAGGAGGAGCTCGACAGGCGACAGCAGAAGCGCTGCAGCAGGAAAAGACGCCCGAGCAGGAAGAACGGCGAGGATTCCGACAGCCCCACGCCTGGGAAGAGAAGCAAAAAGTGCAGCAACAGCAGCGGCGGCAGCCCGCAGTCTCTGGAGGACCTGCAGACGCAGCGCGTCATGGCGAATGTGCGCGAGCGTCAGAGGACTCAGTCTCTGAACGAGGCGTTCGCGTCCCTGCGCAAAATCATCCCCACGTTACCCTCGGACAAACTCAGCAAGATACAGACTCTCAAACTGGCCGCCCGGTACATTGATTTCCTCTGTCAGGTTCTGCAGAGCGACGAGCTGGACTCCAAAATGTCCAGCTGCAGTTATGTGGCGCACGAGAGACTCAGTTACGCGTTTTCTGTATGGAGAATGGAGGGCGCGTGGTCCATGTCAACATCACACTAA